The following are encoded in a window of Massilia sp. R2A-15 genomic DNA:
- a CDS encoding thymidine phosphorylase family protein has product MSTGDAGASRAVAADSLRLRRLGIDTYQELVVYLRSNCQIIKSEGFEAKSRVEVRRGATHIVATVNVVHFSLLADDEIGLSEAAWRALGGIDGELVQLAHPEPLKSFSAVRAKIYGRPLGTDAAGAIVHDIVAGRYADIELAALITACSGNRMDPAETIAMTSAMVQSGAHLRWDSRVVVDKHCVGGLPGNRTTLLVVPIAAACGLTIPKTSSRAITSPAGTADTMETLAPVNLDLATMRRVVGREGGCIAWGGAISLSPADDLLIRVERPLSLDSDGLLVASVLSKKIAAGSTHVLIDIPFGRSAKVRSAEAARAIGERMRLVGDALGIAVQVVLTDGSQPVGCGIGPALEAWDVLRILKNEAGAPDDLRQRALTLAAGVLEMGGAAPAGEGMAMAREVLENGAAWTKFQGICDAQGGMRTPPRARFTHVVEALHSGTVVAIDNRRLALAAKLAGAPKAAAAGIAFHAPLGSVVGAGQALFTLHAESSGELAYALAYARAQDNLVSIQEM; this is encoded by the coding sequence ATGAGCACCGGAGACGCCGGGGCGTCGCGCGCCGTCGCCGCCGACAGCCTGCGCCTGCGCCGCCTGGGCATCGATACTTACCAGGAGCTGGTGGTGTACTTGCGGAGCAACTGCCAGATCATCAAGTCCGAGGGCTTCGAGGCGAAGTCGCGTGTCGAGGTCAGGCGCGGCGCGACCCATATCGTCGCCACCGTCAACGTGGTGCATTTTTCGCTGCTCGCCGATGACGAAATCGGCCTGTCGGAGGCCGCCTGGCGGGCCCTCGGCGGCATCGACGGCGAACTTGTGCAGCTGGCCCATCCCGAACCATTGAAATCGTTTTCCGCGGTGCGCGCAAAAATCTACGGCCGCCCGCTAGGCACCGATGCGGCCGGCGCGATCGTGCATGACATCGTGGCCGGCCGCTATGCCGACATCGAACTGGCGGCGCTGATCACGGCCTGCTCGGGCAACCGCATGGACCCGGCCGAAACCATCGCCATGACCAGCGCGATGGTGCAGAGCGGCGCCCACCTGCGCTGGGATTCGCGCGTGGTCGTCGACAAGCACTGTGTCGGCGGCTTGCCGGGAAACCGGACCACCTTGCTGGTCGTGCCCATCGCGGCCGCGTGCGGATTGACGATTCCGAAGACGTCCTCGCGCGCCATCACGTCGCCGGCCGGCACCGCGGACACCATGGAAACGCTGGCCCCCGTCAATCTGGACCTGGCCACCATGCGGCGCGTGGTCGGGCGCGAGGGCGGCTGCATCGCGTGGGGAGGGGCCATTTCGCTCAGCCCGGCCGACGACCTTCTGATCCGCGTCGAGCGCCCGCTCAGCCTCGACAGCGATGGCTTGCTGGTCGCGTCGGTCCTGTCGAAGAAAATTGCGGCCGGATCGACCCATGTCCTGATCGATATTCCGTTTGGCCGAAGCGCGAAGGTGCGTTCGGCGGAGGCGGCGCGCGCGATCGGGGAGCGCATGCGGCTGGTCGGCGACGCGCTCGGCATTGCGGTGCAGGTCGTGCTGACCGACGGCTCGCAACCGGTTGGCTGCGGCATTGGTCCCGCACTCGAGGCCTGGGACGTGCTGCGGATTTTGAAGAACGAAGCCGGCGCCCCTGATGACCTGCGCCAGCGCGCATTGACGCTGGCCGCCGGGGTGCTGGAAATGGGCGGGGCTGCGCCGGCGGGCGAGGGGATGGCGATGGCGCGGGAAGTGCTCGAGAACGGGGCGGCGTGGACGAAATTCCAAGGCATCTGCGATGCCCAGGGCGGAATGCGGACGCCGCCGCGTGCGCGCTTCACGCATGTCGTCGAGGCGCTGCACAGCGGTACCGTGGTGGCCATCGACAACCGCAGACTGGCGCTGGCGGCCAAGCTGGCCGGCGCGCCGAAAGCGGCAGCGGCCGGCATCGCCTTTCACGCGCCGCTCGGCAGCGTGGTTGGCGCCGGGCAGGCATTGTTCACGCTGCATGCCGAGTCGTCTGGCGAACTCGCCTACGCGCTGGCCTACGCGCGCGCCCAGGACAACCTGGTGTCAATACAGGAAATGTGA
- a CDS encoding dihydrofolate reductase family protein, giving the protein MSELKVNCFAVSLDGFGAGPNQSLQNPMGEGGGGLHQWFRGTRTFQRMMGDESKGTDGPDEDFAARGFENVGAWILGRNMFGPVRGPWPDDEWKGWWGDEPPYHVPVFVLTHYPRAPLEMKGGTTFYFVTDGIESAYAQAIRAANGKDVRLGGGVATVREFLQAGLVDEMHLAISPVLLGSGESLFAGLDLHTMGFRCVEHVPTQLATHVVLRKK; this is encoded by the coding sequence ATGTCCGAACTCAAAGTGAATTGCTTCGCCGTGTCGCTCGATGGCTTCGGCGCGGGCCCGAATCAGAGCCTGCAAAATCCAATGGGAGAGGGGGGCGGCGGGCTGCATCAGTGGTTCCGCGGCACCCGCACATTCCAGCGCATGATGGGCGACGAATCCAAAGGAACGGACGGTCCGGACGAGGACTTTGCCGCCCGTGGTTTCGAGAACGTCGGCGCCTGGATCCTGGGCCGCAACATGTTCGGCCCGGTGCGCGGACCATGGCCGGACGACGAATGGAAGGGCTGGTGGGGAGATGAGCCGCCGTACCACGTCCCCGTGTTCGTGCTGACCCACTATCCCCGCGCTCCGCTGGAGATGAAGGGTGGCACGACCTTCTACTTTGTCACCGACGGCATCGAGTCCGCCTACGCGCAAGCCATTCGCGCCGCAAACGGCAAGGACGTGCGTCTGGGCGGTGGCGTGGCGACCGTCCGCGAGTTTCTGCAGGCCGGCCTGGTCGACGAGATGCATCTGGCAATCTCCCCGGTGTTGCTGGGATCCGGTGAATCATTGTTCGCAGGACTGGATCTGCACACCATGGGATTCCGCTGCGTCGAACACGTGCCGACCCAATTGGCAACGCACGTCGTGCTGCGGAAGAAGTAA
- the mgtA gene encoding magnesium-translocating P-type ATPase, with product MEPTHDPWWLAPQPQPTAEQAAGLSQAEAALRLARYGANQFRDQPSRSLLWRYLTRFKNPLVLILLGASVASAFSGEIANSLIVAAIVLFSVTLDFVQEHRANTAAQALSQSVSVRAIVVRDGEKTQIPVRQVVPGDIALVSAGDLIPADCRVLESNDFFVQQALLTGESYPVEKSPGMLPGTALDLQEATNAVFMGTSVVSGSARILVVNTGAATEVGKIADTLTRAPPRTSFELGTRRFGMLILRLTVLMVMFVLLVNAYFHRPVLESFLFAVALAVGLTPELLPMVVSVTLARGALRMAKQQLIVKRMTAIQDLGSMDLLCTDKTGTLTEAKICLERHVDAEGRSSERVVEMAYLNSFFETGLKSALDDAILEHRHIDSSRWSKIDEVPFDFERRRVSVLIESEGRRWLVVKGAAEEIAGLCIRYEAQGGTTQREIDQPASAAILDQCHALEAEGLRVLGIAWREVPLDHPHAVVSDEAALVLVGFAAFLDPPKASAAAALVALNELGIGIKILTGDSDLVTRHVCGQLGIPVAGILTGKEIAHLDDHALGARVEGANLFCRLNPAQKNRVLLALKARGHVVGYLGDGINDAPSLHSADVGLSVDSGVDVAKDAADMILLKHDLHVIGVGVLEGRRTHGNIMKYIMMGTSSNFGNMFSMAGASLFLPFLPMLPTQILLNNLLYDVSELPIPFDQVDARETRRPRVLDLAFIRNFMLVIGPISSAFDFLTFYVLLHLFAAGEALFHTGWFVESLCTQVLVIFIIRTRGNPLKSRAHPLLTATSLGVVGLAVLLPLTPLGTYFGFVALPGSFYLILVAMVSAYLCMVEVAKRAFYRRFDTAARARRARG from the coding sequence ATGGAACCCACACACGATCCATGGTGGCTGGCGCCGCAGCCGCAACCAACGGCTGAGCAAGCGGCCGGCTTGTCGCAGGCCGAGGCGGCGCTGCGGCTCGCCCGCTATGGCGCCAATCAGTTTCGCGACCAGCCATCAAGATCGCTGCTCTGGCGCTACCTGACCCGCTTCAAGAATCCGCTGGTGCTGATCCTGCTCGGCGCCAGCGTCGCCTCGGCGTTTTCGGGCGAAATCGCCAATTCCCTGATCGTCGCCGCCATCGTCCTGTTCAGCGTGACCCTGGACTTTGTGCAGGAACACCGCGCAAACACCGCGGCGCAGGCCTTGTCGCAATCCGTTTCGGTCCGCGCCATCGTCGTGCGCGACGGCGAAAAGACGCAGATCCCGGTGCGCCAGGTCGTCCCCGGCGACATCGCGCTGGTCTCGGCGGGCGACCTGATTCCGGCCGACTGCCGCGTGCTGGAGTCGAACGACTTTTTCGTGCAGCAGGCGCTGTTGACAGGCGAGTCCTACCCGGTCGAGAAATCCCCGGGAATGCTGCCCGGCACCGCGCTGGACCTGCAGGAGGCGACCAACGCCGTCTTCATGGGCACCTCGGTTGTCAGCGGCAGCGCCCGCATCCTCGTCGTCAACACGGGAGCCGCGACCGAGGTCGGCAAGATCGCCGATACCCTGACCCGCGCGCCGCCCCGCACGTCGTTCGAGCTCGGTACGCGCCGATTTGGCATGCTGATTCTGCGGCTGACCGTCCTCATGGTCATGTTCGTCCTGCTCGTCAATGCCTATTTTCACCGGCCAGTACTGGAGTCCTTCCTGTTCGCCGTGGCGCTGGCCGTGGGTCTCACGCCGGAGCTGCTGCCGATGGTGGTCTCGGTGACGCTGGCGCGCGGCGCGCTGCGGATGGCGAAACAGCAGCTCATCGTGAAAAGGATGACCGCCATCCAGGACCTCGGGTCCATGGACTTGCTGTGCACCGACAAGACCGGCACCCTGACCGAAGCGAAGATCTGCCTGGAGCGGCATGTCGATGCGGAGGGCCGCTCCAGCGAACGCGTCGTGGAGATGGCCTATCTGAACAGTTTTTTTGAAACCGGCCTCAAGAGCGCGCTCGATGACGCCATCCTCGAGCACCGGCACATCGACAGCAGCCGCTGGAGCAAGATCGACGAGGTGCCGTTCGACTTCGAGCGGCGCCGTGTGTCTGTGCTGATCGAGTCCGAGGGCAGGCGATGGCTGGTCGTCAAAGGGGCGGCCGAGGAAATCGCCGGGCTGTGCATCCGCTACGAGGCGCAAGGCGGCACTACGCAGCGGGAGATCGACCAGCCGGCTTCCGCTGCAATCCTGGACCAGTGCCACGCGCTGGAGGCCGAGGGGCTGAGGGTGCTGGGCATCGCATGGCGCGAGGTGCCGCTCGATCACCCGCACGCGGTGGTCAGCGACGAGGCCGCGCTGGTCCTGGTCGGTTTCGCCGCCTTCCTGGACCCGCCGAAAGCCAGTGCGGCCGCGGCCTTGGTGGCGTTGAACGAACTTGGCATCGGCATCAAGATCCTGACCGGCGACAGCGACCTGGTGACCCGGCACGTGTGCGGGCAGCTGGGCATCCCCGTCGCCGGCATCCTGACCGGCAAGGAAATCGCGCACCTGGACGATCACGCGCTGGGGGCGCGGGTCGAGGGCGCGAATCTCTTTTGCCGCCTCAATCCGGCGCAGAAGAACCGTGTGCTATTGGCGCTGAAGGCGCGCGGCCATGTGGTCGGCTACCTCGGCGACGGCATCAACGATGCGCCATCGTTGCACTCGGCCGACGTCGGCTTGTCGGTCGATTCGGGCGTCGATGTGGCAAAGGATGCCGCGGACATGATCTTGCTGAAGCACGACCTGCACGTCATCGGCGTCGGCGTTCTCGAAGGACGCCGCACCCACGGGAACATCATGAAATACATCATGATGGGCACCAGTTCGAACTTCGGCAATATGTTCAGCATGGCGGGCGCCTCGCTCTTTCTGCCTTTCCTGCCGATGCTGCCGACGCAAATCCTGCTCAATAATCTTCTGTACGACGTGTCGGAGCTGCCGATCCCGTTCGATCAAGTGGATGCCCGGGAGACGCGCCGGCCGCGGGTGCTCGACCTGGCGTTCATCCGCAATTTCATGCTGGTGATCGGGCCAATCAGTTCGGCATTCGATTTCCTGACCTTCTACGTGCTGCTGCACCTCTTCGCGGCGGGCGAAGCGCTGTTCCATACCGGCTGGTTCGTCGAATCCCTGTGCACCCAGGTGCTGGTGATTTTCATCATCCGCACGCGCGGCAATCCACTGAAAAGCCGGGCGCATCCCTTGCTTACCGCCACCTCGCTCGGCGTGGTGGGGCTTGCCGTGCTGCTGCCGCTCACCCCGCTCGGCACCTATTTCGGCTTTGTGGCCTTGCCCGGTTCGTTTTACCTGATCCTGGTCGCCATGGTGTCGGCCTACCTGTGCATGGTCGAAGTGGCGAAGCGCGCCTTCTACCGGCGCTTCGACACCGCCGCGAGGGCGCGTCGCGCAAGGGGCTAG
- a CDS encoding efflux transporter outer membrane subunit — protein MNSLRVAAGMAAALLAACTTVGPDYAAPRLSAPGHYLPADAARADAGAMEAAQSFKPGASPSPTWWKAFRSPALDALVELALRGSPTMESAQATLEQARATVAAARGGNAPQISIAAGASRANGLNSSSIGPAFTFDFDAFGARARRVEQAQALAAAQEALWRASRLGLIGDTVQQAIELASAAEQTRAVQDIIAADQRSLELVRVSQAAGKSAGLDVLTAESQLASDRALLPPLRQKASVARHALAVLAGRTAAEWSPPDFDFEALALPGEIPLTLPSELLRQRPDIAQSEAQLHASSAAIGIATAQLYPPVALSAAWTRSSVGGALFAHPDSAWRIAADALAPVFNGGTLRAQRDAAVYGYAARLGAYKQTVLVAFAQVADGMRALANDAALIEAQRTALESAQATLDLTQQSYQAGQASFPQVIEAQRLFQQAKLGYVRAKAQRYADTLQLFLALGGAAPPPP, from the coding sequence ATGAATAGCCTGCGCGTCGCGGCGGGCATGGCGGCGGCCCTGCTGGCCGCTTGCACCACCGTTGGGCCGGACTATGCGGCGCCGCGGCTAAGCGCCCCCGGTCACTACCTGCCGGCCGACGCCGCGCGCGCCGATGCCGGCGCCATGGAAGCGGCCCAGTCTTTCAAGCCGGGCGCGTCGCCATCGCCGACGTGGTGGAAGGCGTTCCGCTCGCCCGCGCTCGACGCGCTGGTGGAGCTCGCGCTGCGGGGCAGTCCGACCATGGAGAGCGCGCAGGCGACACTGGAGCAGGCGCGCGCCACCGTGGCCGCGGCGCGCGGCGGCAATGCGCCGCAAATCAGCATCGCGGCGGGGGCCAGCCGCGCGAATGGGCTCAACAGCTCGTCGATCGGGCCGGCCTTCACCTTCGACTTCGATGCCTTCGGCGCGCGCGCCAGGCGCGTCGAACAGGCGCAGGCGCTGGCGGCGGCCCAGGAGGCCCTGTGGCGCGCGAGCCGCCTGGGCCTGATCGGCGATACCGTCCAGCAGGCCATCGAACTCGCGTCCGCCGCGGAGCAGACCCGCGCCGTGCAGGACATCATCGCCGCGGACCAGCGCAGCCTGGAGCTGGTGCGGGTGTCGCAGGCGGCGGGCAAGTCGGCGGGCCTCGACGTGCTCACCGCGGAAAGCCAGTTGGCCAGCGACCGCGCACTGCTGCCGCCGTTGCGACAGAAAGCCAGCGTGGCGCGCCATGCGCTGGCCGTGCTGGCCGGCCGCACCGCCGCCGAATGGAGCCCGCCCGACTTCGACTTTGAGGCGCTGGCCCTGCCCGGCGAGATTCCGCTGACGCTGCCGTCGGAATTGCTGCGCCAGCGTCCCGATATCGCGCAGAGCGAAGCGCAGCTGCATGCCAGCAGCGCCGCCATCGGGATCGCCACCGCCCAGCTGTACCCGCCGGTGGCGCTGAGCGCGGCGTGGACCAGATCGTCCGTCGGCGGCGCGCTGTTCGCCCATCCCGACAGCGCCTGGCGCATTGCGGCCGATGCGCTGGCGCCGGTGTTCAACGGCGGCACCCTGCGCGCCCAGCGTGATGCGGCGGTGTACGGCTACGCGGCGCGCCTTGGCGCCTACAAACAGACGGTGCTGGTGGCGTTCGCGCAGGTAGCCGACGGCATGCGGGCGCTGGCGAATGACGCCGCGCTGATCGAGGCGCAGCGCACGGCGCTGGAATCGGCGCAGGCCACGCTCGATCTGACGCAGCAAAGCTATCAGGCGGGCCAGGCCAGCTTCCCGCAAGTCATCGAGGCGCAGCGTCTGTTCCAGCAGGCCAAGCTGGGGTATGTGCGGGCAAAGGCGCAGCGCTACGCCGATACGCTGCAGCTTTTCCTTGCCTTGGGCGGCGCGGCGCCGCCGCCGCCCTAG
- a CDS encoding ABC transporter permease yields MSQQANAAPSAIVIDVRGLTRTYQVGDTEVHALDGVDLIVPRGQFVAIMGSSGSGKSTLMAVLGCLDRPSSGQYLFEGTDVAMLTEPELARIRSAKIGFVFQSFNLLARTSAIENVALPLFYAPDTAIDKARRLSRARAALALLGLAAREANTPAQLSGGQQQRVAIARALINLPSVVLADEPTGNLDTRTSHEIMETLVRLNEEQGVTIIVVTHERDIAAYTQRVITMRDGRVVTDELNPPRAATIEAGAARDSGGKELFDAAAKRPADASAGAAAGPAWALAEMIVAAALQALLRNKTRSALTMLGVFIGVAALIAMVAVGQGANEAVRKQIASLGTNLFVVVPGASTSGGVRSGFGSASTLTVADADAIRREARSVASVSYLIRQSGQVQHADRNWTTGIQGVTASYPGITNWRIALGRGITDEDERGTALVAVIGETVRRQLFSDFESPLGSPILVRGIPLRVVGVYEPKGQTAWGQDQDDLVMVPFSPPETKVVGVAAPAPRPAAATPYPQAPNPFGVQPRLTGYVNQIYVQAVAPLQVKDAIDEVTATLNRRHRIKPGATPDFNVRNLSQIADAAEGSSKIMASLLAVVASISLLVGGIGIMNILLVSVTERTREIGLRMAIGAQRRHVLLQFLAEAVFLSLVGGVAGIVAGVAVTEMISLVAKWPTFISATAIGAGFAFSAAVGIFFGYYPARKAARLNPIEALRYE; encoded by the coding sequence ATGAGCCAGCAAGCCAATGCGGCGCCGTCGGCCATCGTCATCGACGTGCGCGGCCTGACCCGCACCTATCAGGTCGGCGATACCGAGGTCCATGCGCTCGACGGCGTCGACCTGATCGTCCCGCGCGGCCAGTTCGTCGCGATCATGGGGTCGTCCGGATCGGGCAAGTCCACGCTGATGGCGGTGCTGGGCTGCCTCGACCGGCCCAGCAGCGGCCAATACTTGTTCGAAGGGACCGACGTGGCGATGCTCACGGAGCCGGAACTGGCGCGCATCCGCAGCGCAAAGATCGGCTTCGTCTTCCAGAGCTTCAACCTGCTGGCGCGCACCAGCGCCATCGAAAACGTCGCGCTGCCGCTGTTTTACGCGCCGGACACGGCGATCGACAAGGCGCGGCGCCTCTCGCGCGCACGCGCCGCGCTGGCCTTGCTTGGACTGGCGGCACGCGAAGCGAATACGCCCGCGCAGCTGTCGGGCGGGCAGCAGCAGCGCGTCGCGATCGCCCGTGCCCTGATCAACCTGCCGAGCGTGGTGCTGGCGGACGAGCCGACCGGGAATCTCGACACGCGCACCTCGCACGAAATCATGGAGACCCTGGTGCGGCTCAATGAGGAGCAAGGCGTGACGATCATCGTGGTCACGCATGAGCGGGACATCGCCGCCTACACGCAGCGCGTCATCACGATGCGCGATGGCCGCGTCGTCACGGACGAACTCAATCCGCCGCGGGCCGCGACGATCGAAGCCGGCGCTGCCAGGGACTCCGGGGGCAAGGAACTGTTCGACGCGGCAGCAAAGCGGCCCGCGGACGCGAGTGCTGGCGCAGCGGCCGGACCGGCATGGGCACTGGCCGAAATGATCGTCGCGGCGGCGCTGCAGGCGCTCCTACGAAATAAAACCCGTTCGGCGCTCACCATGCTCGGCGTGTTCATCGGCGTGGCCGCGCTGATCGCCATGGTCGCGGTCGGCCAGGGCGCCAACGAGGCGGTGCGCAAGCAGATCGCCAGCCTCGGCACGAATCTCTTCGTGGTGGTGCCGGGCGCCTCGACCAGCGGCGGCGTACGGTCCGGCTTCGGCAGCGCCTCGACGCTCACCGTCGCGGACGCCGACGCCATTCGCCGCGAAGCGCGTAGCGTGGCCAGCGTCAGCTACCTGATCCGCCAATCGGGCCAGGTGCAGCATGCGGACCGCAACTGGACCACGGGGATCCAGGGCGTGACGGCGAGCTATCCGGGGATCACCAACTGGCGCATCGCCCTGGGCCGCGGGATCACCGACGAGGACGAGCGCGGCACGGCGCTGGTGGCGGTCATCGGCGAGACGGTGCGGCGCCAGTTGTTCAGCGATTTCGAAAGCCCACTGGGCAGCCCGATCCTGGTGCGTGGCATTCCGCTACGGGTGGTCGGTGTGTACGAGCCGAAGGGGCAGACGGCATGGGGACAGGACCAGGACGACCTGGTCATGGTGCCCTTCAGTCCCCCCGAAACCAAGGTCGTGGGCGTGGCCGCGCCGGCGCCGCGGCCGGCCGCCGCCACGCCCTACCCGCAAGCGCCCAACCCGTTCGGCGTCCAGCCGCGCCTGACCGGGTACGTCAATCAAATCTATGTGCAGGCGGTGGCGCCCTTGCAGGTGAAAGACGCCATCGACGAGGTGACCGCCACCCTGAACCGGCGCCACCGCATCAAGCCCGGCGCGACGCCGGACTTCAATGTGCGCAACCTGAGCCAGATTGCCGACGCCGCGGAAGGCAGCAGCAAGATCATGGCCTCGCTGCTCGCCGTGGTGGCCTCCATCTCGCTGCTGGTGGGCGGCATCGGCATCATGAACATCCTGCTGGTCTCCGTCACCGAACGCACGCGCGAAATCGGGCTGCGAATGGCTATCGGCGCGCAACGCCGGCATGTGCTGCTGCAGTTCCTCGCCGAGGCCGTTTTCCTCAGCCTGGTCGGCGGCGTGGCGGGAATCGTCGCTGGCGTCGCGGTGACGGAGATGATTTCGCTGGTGGCCAAATGGCCGACATTCATCTCGGCGACGGCGATCGGCGCCGGCTTCGCGTTCTCCGCTGCCGTCGGCATCTTCTTCGGCTACTACCCGGCGCGCAAGGCCGCGCGTCTCAATCCGATCGAGGCCTTGCGCTATGAATAG
- a CDS encoding efflux RND transporter periplasmic adaptor subunit, translating to MDTTAPPASEAPSKAGAAHPPPGPGSWRRHWRKMLLALALLAGVSIAVILWREQRNAPKQYVTAAVDRGAVTPTVIASGTVNPVNTIQVGSYVSGVIQTLSCDFNTKVRAGQLCARLDQRPYQSAVDQETANLAAARAQLQKDRANLAFAKLIYERDIDLLRRSIVSQETVDTANNAYTQARSQITLDEATIEQRSAALNAARINLGYTNIVSPVDGTVVARNVTQGQTVAASFQTPTLFLIATDLTRMQVDTNVSESDIGRIAVGNAASFTVEAYPNRSFDGVVHQVRQAPQTVQNVITYDVVVRVDNPARLLMPGMTASARIVTERRDNVLRVPDAALRYLPPGVGEQRGAPAPRRGAGKNGRAAQVWVTHEGKLRRIPILTGLDDDAYAEVLEGDLRAGDQVIVSERAAGDRARGGAATGGPRLPRL from the coding sequence ATGGACACCACCGCTCCGCCCGCGTCCGAGGCGCCCTCGAAGGCCGGCGCGGCGCATCCTCCGCCTGGCCCGGGCAGCTGGCGCCGTCACTGGCGCAAGATGCTGCTTGCACTGGCCCTCCTCGCCGGCGTGTCCATTGCCGTGATCCTGTGGCGCGAACAGCGGAACGCACCGAAGCAATATGTCACGGCCGCGGTGGACCGAGGCGCCGTGACGCCCACCGTGATCGCCAGCGGCACGGTCAATCCCGTCAACACGATCCAGGTGGGCAGCTACGTGTCGGGCGTGATCCAGACCCTGTCCTGCGATTTCAATACCAAGGTCCGTGCCGGGCAGTTATGCGCCCGGCTCGACCAGCGCCCCTACCAAAGCGCGGTCGATCAGGAAACGGCGAATCTGGCGGCGGCCAGGGCGCAGTTGCAGAAGGACCGCGCCAATCTCGCCTTCGCCAAACTGATCTATGAGCGCGACATCGACCTGCTGAGACGCAGCATCGTGTCCCAGGAAACGGTCGATACCGCCAACAACGCCTACACGCAGGCGCGCAGCCAGATCACACTCGACGAGGCCACCATCGAGCAGCGCAGCGCGGCCTTGAATGCGGCGCGCATCAACCTCGGGTACACCAATATCGTCTCGCCCGTCGATGGCACCGTGGTCGCCCGCAACGTGACGCAGGGCCAGACGGTGGCGGCGAGCTTCCAGACGCCGACACTGTTCCTGATCGCGACCGACCTCACCCGGATGCAGGTCGATACCAACGTCAGCGAATCGGACATCGGCCGCATCGCGGTCGGCAATGCGGCCAGCTTCACGGTCGAGGCCTACCCGAACCGCAGCTTCGACGGCGTCGTGCACCAGGTGCGGCAGGCGCCGCAGACGGTGCAGAACGTGATCACCTACGACGTCGTCGTGCGCGTCGATAATCCGGCGCGGCTGCTCATGCCCGGCATGACCGCCTCGGCGCGCATCGTCACCGAACGCCGCGACAACGTACTGCGCGTGCCCGATGCAGCCTTGCGCTATCTGCCGCCCGGCGTGGGGGAACAGCGGGGAGCGCCGGCGCCGCGGCGTGGCGCCGGCAAGAACGGGCGAGCGGCGCAGGTCTGGGTGACGCATGAAGGCAAACTGCGGCGCATTCCGATCCTGACCGGTCTCGATGACGACGCCTATGCGGAAGTGCTGGAAGGCGATCTGCGCGCGGGCGACCAGGTCATCGTGTCCGAGCGCGCCGCCGGCGACCGTGCCCGGGGCGGCGCAGCCACGGGCGGTCCGCGCCTGCCGCGCTTATGA